Proteins from one Bufo gargarizans isolate SCDJY-AF-19 chromosome 8, ASM1485885v1, whole genome shotgun sequence genomic window:
- the LOC122945554 gene encoding interferon-induced very large GTPase 1-like, translating into ISDGLVEMSWYFPCGKSDVFLGPIAVANLRGDLESNWEQFTFLTRISSATFVFLESMCERQLRLLSTWCPDDTKFYFIVSPGKDKAVDPETRRHIQNLLPLLKVERTNVILKSATVNDADFMNKVKKMMDCQLKNNPKLVRLKDITEQTSNLNIDIDEASPELRTARDYARNITSMIENVEMFKNQSLTLQGDLWKQLSKLEKEFCRMTKQGGKDQEMYVSDLKEERSLLLRKQNEHALPDAMALFINAITHLSKNEKQHFLKWMKFDLDSIARKNLSKLQTEYKEKCNNLNASVNPQELKQLDKRISESSLGIEHFLRELGQFYEAEYSTVKNESKKLFNTLPGTAADLLLDGFPLELIDGDASNIPLQWITDVLTELDKKTKGNCRMRVITVLGVQSTGKSTLLNTMFGLQFPVASGRCTRGAFMTLIKMKESFQDEIGCEFILVIDTEGLKAPELASLEGSYEHDNELATLVVGLSDITIVNMAMENTTEMKDILQIVVHAFLRMKEVGKKPNCQFVHQNVSDVSAHDKNMRDRRRLLEQLDEMTKVAAKMEKKSGFDKFSDVMDYDLDKHNWYIPGLWQGVPPMAPVNSAYSEHVSELKKYLLQFLKTLKLRDKALTIPDFCKWLTNLWTAVKHEKFIFSFRNSLVAEAYNKLSMQFSLWEWDFTKEVHKWVVRKETNIKNQSTHNFNEKRNETIKDLDQLVHDEEKKMIEMIEKYYESESENINLIERYREDFKKSVTSLRKELRRNAIDKYEKALSIRKGNLKIQDMKEKYQELIEKKIDGLLKTCREKNNELSEEEIEGEFNAMWNKTLSDLQIQKLKKCNVSDAILRQLRQDMATKGSAINKTLLDVKKLTDYGTNFNIDNNNHIDLNWVSKKWKQFWGTSNEPYERLKDLATSLTEMCDRYVTEMENTNEDYDDTYCQEILQMINTKLEDVQSKKLHFTVQFELDIKLFIFGKASNRFQQMHDRFIETNDPRTCMDNLKPDYWTIFLDFFKAKDESQNRGRQFCEKCLTPAITDYVYNHLGRMMVDDILNGSDNQIFKSRSFFQYNLLKSLLGKMSFQKYVQYIKYYERFSKDLILNKIKEIYQKPEALEPLQADLISSIIREVKDILKEDAILNSDNIPQFLENVQKKLNEKLVISQTAMKIISFNNEVNVRQFSSDNQLFLVSTEQQVLSDLKSMSINSLLSKIKLNPQDELFRKVIGCGHQCPFCKVPCEAGGADHKEHFASTHRPKGLGRYRWSDTGILTTDICTTSVVSKTRFRNSDTDGKYHPYKEYRTYYPDWAIEPDPSIESSDYWKYVFAQFNEEFAEEYKAKPADLPNDWKKITVEEALNSLKKTFNVC; encoded by the coding sequence ATATCTGATGGGCTAGTGGAGATGTCCTGGTACTTTCCTTGTGGGAAATCAGATGTTTTCTTAGGGCCTATTGCTGTGGCCAACCTACGTGGAGACCTGGAGTCCAACTGGGAACAGTTCACTTTTCTCACCCGAATCTCATCGGCCACCTTTGTATTTCTTGAGAGCATGTGTGAGAGACAGCTCCGATTATTATCAACCTGGTGTCCCGATGACACTAAGTTTTATTTCATTGTCAGTCCAGGAAAAGACAAGGCTGTTGACCCAGAAACAAGGAGACACATACAAAATCTACTCCCACTTCTAAAGGTTGAGAGAACAAATGTTATACTAAAATCGGCCACTGTGAATGATGCAGACTTCATGAACAAGGTCAAAAAAATGATGGACTGTCAATTAAAAAATAATCCTAAACTAGTAAGACTAAAGGATATAACTGAACAAACTTCTAATCTTAACATTGATATAGATGAGGCTTCTCCAGAGTTGAGGACAGCAAGAGACTATGCCAGGAACATCACCTCAATGATAGAAAATGTGGAAATGTTTAAGAATCAAAGCTTGACATTACAAGGAGATCTGTGGAAACAGTTGTCTAAATTGGAAAAGGAATTTTGCAGAATGACAAAACAAGGTGGGAAAGATCAAGAAATGTATGTGTCAGATCTAAAAGAGGAACGTAGTTTACTCCTCAGAAAACAAAATGAGCATGCTCTACCTGACGCCATGGCGTTATTTATCAATGCAATTACTCATTTATCTAAAAATGAGAAACAACATTTTCTTAAATGGATGAAATTTGATCTTGATTCCATTGCAAGAAAAAATTTATCCAAATTACAGACTGAATATAAAGAAAAGTGTAACAACCTTAATGCATCAGTCAATCCTCAAGAACTTAAGCAGCTTGACAAGAGAATTTCAGAGAGTTCATTAGGAATTGAACATTTTCTCCGGGAGTTAGGACAGTTTTATGAAGCTGAATATTCAACAGTAAAAAATGAATCTAAAAAACTATTTAATACCCTCCCAGGCACAGCAGCCGATCTCCTGTTGGATGGGTTCCCATTGGAGTTGATTGATGGAGATGCCTCCAACATCCCATTACAGTGGATAACTGATGTCCTGACTGAGCTGGATAAAAAGACTAAAGGAAACTGTAGGATGAGAGTGATAACTGTGCTGGGGGTGCAAAGTACGGGGAAGTCCACCCTTCTGAACACCATGTTTGGTCTACAGTTCCCTGTGGCCAGTGGACGATGCACACGAGGAGCCTTCATGACCCTTATTAAAATGAAGGAGAGCTTCCAGGATGAGATTGGTTGTGAATTTATTCTAGTGATTGACACTGAAGGGTTGAAAGCTCCTGAATTGGCTTCATTGGAGGGCAGCTATGAACATGACAATGAATTAGCCACATTAGTGGTTGGGTTGAGTGACATCACCATAGTCAACATGGCCATGGAAAATACCACAGAGATGAAAGATATTTTGCAAATTGTGGTCCATGCATTTCTAAGGATGAAAGAAGTTGGCAAGAAACCCAACTGTCAGTTTGTTCATCAGAACGTGAGTGATGTGTCTGCTCATGACAAGAATATGAGAGACAGAAGAAGACTTCTAGAACAATTAGATGAAATGACAAAAGTTGCtgcaaaaatggaaaagaaaAGTGGCTTTGACAAATTTAGTGATGTGATGGACTATGACTTGGACAAACACAACTGGTACATTCCTGGACTGTGGCAGGGGGTCCCACCAATGGCTCCTGTAAATTCTGCATACAGTGAACATGTTTCTGAGCTTAAAAAATATCTATTACAATTCCTCAAAACCCTGAAACTTCGTGACAAGGCTTTAACAATACCTGATTTCTGTAAATGGCTCACAAATTTGTGGACTGCTGTCAAACATGAAAAATTCATCTTCAGTTTCAGAAACAGTCTGGTGGCTGAAGCTTATAATAAGTTGTCAATGCAGTTTTCCCTGTGGGAATGGGATTTCACTAAAGAGGTCCATAAATGGGTAGTAAGGAAAGAGACTAACATTAAGAATCAATCAACTCACAATTTTAATGAAAAAAGAAATGAGACAATCAAAGATCTTGATCAGCTTGTCCATGATGAAGAGAAGAAAATGATAGAGATGATAGAGAAATATTATGAAAGTGAATCGGAAAACATTAATCTGATAGAAAGATATCGAGAAGATTTTAAAAAGAGTGTCACCAGTCTGAGAAAAGAACTCAGGAGAAACGCTATTGACAAGTATGAAAAAGCTCTTTCTATACGAAAAGGAAACCTAAAGATTCAGGACATGAAAGAAAAATACCAGGAATTAATTGAAAAGAAAATCGATGGACTTCTAAAAACTTGCAGAGAGAAGAACAACGAGCTAAGTGAGGAAGAAATAGAAGGTGAATTTAATGCCATGTGGAACAAGACGCTGTCAGATTTACAAATTCAGAAACTGAAAAAGTGTAATGTGAGTGATGCAATTCTCCGGCAACTTCGACAGGACATGGCCACCAAAGGATCTGCTATAAATAAAACATTACTGGATGTAAAAAAGTTAACAGATTACGGCACCAACTTTAATATTGATAATAATAACCATATAGATCTGAATTGGGTTTCAAAAAAGTGGAAACAATTCTGGGGAACAAGTAACGAACCATACGAAAGGCTTAAAGATCTTGCTACATCATTGACAGAGATGTGTGACAGATATGTCACTGAGATGGAGAATACCAATGAGGACTATGATGACACTTACTGCCAGGAAATTCTGCAAATGATCAATACAAAACTAGAAGATGTACAGTCTAAGAAGCTTCACTTCACAGTACAGTTTGAGTTGGACATCAAGCTCTTCATTTTTGGAAAAGCATCTAATAGGTTTCAGCAGATGCATGATAGGTTTATTGAAACAAATGACCCAAGAACCTGCATGGACAACCTAAAGCCTGATTACTGGACTATctttctagatttttttaaagcaaaagaTGAATCTCAAAACCGAGGCCGTCAGTTCTGTGAAAAGTGCCTGACCCCAGCAATAACTGATTACGTTTACAATCATCTGGGGAGAATGATGGTTGATGACATTTTAAATGGCTCAGACAACCAGATCTTCAAAAGTAGAAGCTTTTTCCAGTACAATCTTCTGAAGAGCCTACTGGGTAAAATGTCTTTTCAGAAATACGTTCAATATATTAAATATTATGAAAGATTTTCAAAAGACTTGAtcctaaataaaataaaggaaatCTATCAGAAACCAGAAGCTCTCGAGCCATTACAGGCAGATCTCATCAGCTCTATCATCCGAGAAGTGAAAGACATTCTTAAAGAAGATGCAATTCTGAACAGTGACAACATCCCTCAGTTCTTAGAAAATGTTCAGAAGAAGTTAAATGAAAAGCTCGTTATTTCCCAGACAGCAATGAAAATAATTTCTTTTAATAACGAGGTTAATGTTCGTCAGTTCTCATCTGATAATCAGCTTTTTCTTGTTTCCACAGAACAACAGGTCCTGTCAGATCTGAAGTCTATGAGTATTAACTCTCTACTTTCCAAAATCAAACTGAATCCTCAGGATGAGTTGTTCAGGAAGGTGATTGGATGTGGACATCAGTGTCCATTCTGTAAAGTCCCCTGTGAGGCCGGAGGTGCTGACCACAAGGAGCACTTTGCTTCTACTCATAGACCTAAAGGTTTGGGACGATACAGATGGTCAGACACTGGAATTTTAACCACAGACATTTGTACCACGTCTGTTGTGTCTAAAACTCGCTTTAGAAATTCAGACACAGATGGCAAATACCATCCATACAAGGAGTATCGCACTTACTATCCAGACTGGGCCATCGAACCCGACCCCAGCATCGAGTCCTCAGATTACTGGAAATATGTCTTTGCTCAGTTTAATGAAGAATTTGCTGAAGAATATAAAGCCAAACCAGCTGACCTGCCTAACGACTGGAAGAAAATAACAGTAGAAGAGGCCCTCAACAGCTTAAAGAAAACGTTCAATGTCTGCTAG